One Candidatus Polarisedimenticolia bacterium genomic region harbors:
- a CDS encoding aminotransferase class I/II-fold pyridoxal phosphate-dependent enzyme — MPRGAARRESRPPAGKSTRCVHAGSRRSGPAALSPPIYQTATFRLPSASVGARYSDSVAPGELYTRWGNPTLKQLEEGIAELEGGEAALVTSSGMAAASVAILTGLRAGDHVVGGTAAYAGVMEIETELLPRFGIEATLVENSDPESYRRAVRPNTKLILVETPANPTMSVTDLAAVARIARQYGIRTAADNTFATPINQNPIRLGIDTVFHSATKALAGHSDVSAGVVVGGSEFIRRAWSTLKLLGPVLNPIDAWLVLRGLRTLALRARRQNDNALAIARFLERHPAVLCVHYPGLPSHPGHRVARRQMSGFGGLLAFELKGGLRAGVRLVESLSVITLAVSLGGVETLIQHPASMTHTMIPKKAREEAGITDGMIRFSCGIEDADDLIADLDQGLRKAGRRARH, encoded by the coding sequence ATGCCACGAGGAGCGGCCCGCCGGGAATCCCGGCCGCCGGCGGGAAAGAGCACGCGCTGCGTGCATGCCGGATCCCGCCGGTCGGGTCCCGCCGCGCTTTCCCCGCCGATCTACCAGACCGCCACCTTCCGGCTTCCGAGCGCCTCCGTCGGGGCCCGCTACTCCGATTCGGTGGCTCCCGGTGAGCTCTACACGCGCTGGGGGAACCCGACCCTCAAGCAACTGGAAGAGGGGATCGCCGAGCTGGAAGGGGGCGAGGCGGCGCTCGTCACCTCCTCAGGCATGGCGGCCGCAAGCGTGGCGATCCTGACGGGGCTGCGTGCGGGAGACCACGTCGTCGGCGGCACCGCCGCCTACGCCGGAGTCATGGAGATCGAGACGGAGCTGCTGCCTCGCTTCGGCATCGAAGCGACCCTCGTCGAGAACAGCGACCCCGAATCGTACCGCCGCGCCGTGCGGCCCAACACCAAGCTGATCCTCGTGGAGACTCCCGCGAATCCGACGATGTCGGTCACCGATTTGGCGGCCGTGGCGCGGATCGCGCGCCAATACGGGATCCGCACGGCCGCGGACAACACCTTCGCGACGCCCATCAACCAGAATCCGATCCGCCTCGGGATCGACACCGTCTTTCATTCGGCGACGAAGGCCCTTGCCGGCCATTCCGACGTTTCGGCCGGCGTCGTCGTGGGCGGCTCGGAGTTCATCCGCCGCGCCTGGAGCACGCTGAAGCTCCTCGGCCCCGTCCTGAACCCGATCGACGCCTGGCTCGTCCTGCGGGGGCTCCGGACGCTGGCGCTGCGCGCCCGGCGGCAGAACGACAACGCCCTCGCCATCGCGCGCTTCCTCGAGCGACATCCGGCCGTCTTGTGCGTCCATTATCCCGGCCTTCCTTCGCATCCCGGCCACCGTGTCGCCCGCCGGCAGATGTCCGGCTTCGGCGGTCTGCTCGCCTTCGAGCTGAAGGGCGGCCTGCGCGCCGGCGTGCGGCTGGTGGAATCGCTGAGCGTCATCACGCTCGCGGTGAGCCTCGGAGGGGTTGAGACGCTGATCCAGCACCCCGCCTCGATGACCCACACGATGATCCCGAAGAAGGCGCGCGAAGAGGCGGGGATCACCGACGGGATGATCCGCTTCTCATGCGGCATCGAGGACGCGGACGACCTGATCGCCGACCTGGATCAGGGGCTGAGGAAGGCCGGCCGGAGGGCGCGGCACTAG
- a CDS encoding S41 family peptidase, with the protein MRVVPYLPALALILCSAGAQEPPSPPPNAAIVSLMHRAAEERRQGAYQEASETYRQIVRLAPRMFEAHLFLADTLRKRQLDGEAEPEFRTAREIKPEDPLPHVGLAEMKRERFRFSEALSLLDEGMRAVPPDRREPLIVAKASILRQRGDPAGALTVLAEGAKRFPESARIPESVARSLEEQGRLGEALEAWQRAAVRSPDNVAVGLELKEAQRLASRLAEAEAAAAKPGAGEGAWRNLARLRWTARQFPGAVTAAEAVLRRQPKSSELLLLRGLALERAGQREEAEAAFARIDPQAPEDLLALFHRAYLARLAGKGAAEEKLWRAALERHPRDGTAALMLVLGWKRNGILEERIATLRQGSGRGRGDARGRRILEGTALEEAGRDAEALAVYERLFLEEPRDPESAARLSGLLSLHPALLKQRLEEESAGPPGKPSTPGPGRSLLRSQLLLAAGRTQAAVDELKEAATIFPEREEVLLALASLSGLAATETAEIAILLDRAAASFPRSPWTQLERGLFRLQRGDFEGAIAEGREVIRLAPALPEGHQLLAAASRLGEDPGKAMEELRTSLLLDPADSPGVVKFQKALILAAGGERREAQAALEGEMPIFPELTYRLAWTFVRRTFLDRTFRGQDWLAWRDRFDDPAAAPETACAAVAEMLASLRDPYTRLRGKEETASLFLKPRSGKLETDVSGAPSRASASVVAGDLGENFGYIRLTNLTDPSARESIRRALQEMAERDGLVLDLRGNLGGMASEADAIAGLLLAPGEELGRERTRFGEQVQRTPETGPGGSRKPLVILTDRRTGSAAEKLASGLQGAGRATVLGDETFGKGVGQMSRLLPGGVMVLVTAVESLTRTGGAIEGKGVVPDVPGEDVSLEKAKELLRQPNPQRR; encoded by the coding sequence GTGCGCGTGGTTCCTTATCTTCCCGCCCTGGCCCTGATCCTGTGCTCCGCCGGCGCCCAAGAGCCGCCCTCCCCGCCCCCGAATGCCGCCATCGTCTCCCTGATGCATCGCGCGGCGGAGGAGCGGCGCCAGGGGGCCTACCAGGAGGCCTCCGAAACCTACCGCCAGATCGTGCGGCTCGCGCCGCGGATGTTCGAGGCCCATCTCTTTCTCGCCGACACGCTGCGCAAGCGCCAGCTCGACGGCGAGGCGGAGCCGGAGTTCCGGACCGCCCGGGAGATCAAGCCGGAAGATCCGCTGCCGCACGTCGGCCTCGCGGAGATGAAGCGGGAGCGCTTCCGGTTCTCGGAAGCGCTGTCGCTTCTGGACGAGGGGATGCGGGCGGTCCCCCCCGACCGGCGCGAGCCGCTGATCGTGGCCAAGGCGTCGATCCTGCGGCAAAGGGGCGATCCGGCCGGCGCCTTGACGGTGCTCGCGGAAGGGGCGAAGCGCTTCCCGGAGTCGGCCCGGATCCCGGAGTCGGTGGCCCGGAGCCTCGAGGAGCAGGGACGTCTCGGCGAAGCGCTGGAAGCCTGGCAGCGCGCCGCGGTGCGATCTCCGGACAACGTCGCGGTCGGGCTCGAGCTCAAGGAGGCCCAAAGGCTCGCGAGCCGGCTCGCGGAGGCGGAAGCCGCCGCGGCGAAGCCGGGGGCGGGGGAAGGGGCGTGGAGGAATCTGGCGCGCCTGCGCTGGACCGCGCGGCAGTTTCCCGGGGCGGTGACGGCCGCCGAAGCCGTCCTGCGCCGCCAGCCGAAGAGCTCCGAGCTGCTGCTTCTGCGCGGGCTGGCGCTCGAGAGAGCCGGGCAGCGCGAGGAAGCGGAGGCCGCGTTCGCGCGGATCGATCCGCAAGCTCCCGAGGATCTCCTGGCGCTGTTCCACCGCGCCTACCTGGCCCGCCTCGCCGGCAAGGGCGCCGCGGAGGAGAAGCTCTGGCGGGCCGCCCTGGAGCGCCACCCGCGCGACGGGACGGCCGCTCTGATGCTGGTCCTGGGCTGGAAGCGGAACGGAATCCTGGAGGAGAGGATCGCGACGCTGCGCCAGGGCTCGGGGCGCGGCCGCGGGGACGCTCGCGGCCGGCGCATCCTGGAGGGCACGGCCCTCGAGGAGGCGGGGCGCGACGCCGAGGCGCTGGCGGTCTACGAACGCCTTTTCCTGGAGGAGCCGCGGGATCCCGAATCGGCGGCGCGGCTCTCCGGCCTGCTGTCGCTGCATCCCGCGCTTCTCAAGCAGCGCCTGGAGGAGGAGTCGGCCGGCCCGCCGGGCAAGCCCTCCACGCCCGGGCCCGGGCGGAGCCTGCTGCGCTCGCAGCTGCTGCTGGCCGCCGGCCGGACCCAGGCGGCGGTCGACGAGCTGAAAGAAGCGGCGACGATCTTCCCGGAGCGCGAGGAAGTGCTGCTGGCGCTCGCTTCGCTGTCGGGGCTCGCGGCGACCGAGACTGCCGAGATCGCCATCCTTCTCGACCGGGCGGCGGCCTCGTTCCCCCGCAGCCCCTGGACACAGCTGGAGCGGGGCCTCTTCCGCCTGCAGCGCGGCGATTTCGAGGGGGCGATCGCGGAGGGCAGGGAAGTGATCCGCCTGGCGCCCGCGCTCCCCGAGGGGCACCAGCTGCTCGCGGCGGCGAGCCGCCTGGGGGAAGATCCCGGCAAGGCGATGGAGGAGCTGCGCACTTCGCTGCTCCTCGATCCAGCCGACTCGCCGGGAGTCGTCAAGTTCCAGAAAGCGCTGATTCTCGCGGCGGGCGGGGAGCGCCGCGAGGCGCAGGCGGCCCTGGAAGGGGAGATGCCGATCTTTCCGGAGCTGACTTACCGGCTGGCCTGGACGTTCGTGCGCCGGACCTTCCTGGATCGGACCTTCCGCGGCCAGGACTGGCTCGCCTGGCGGGATCGCTTCGACGATCCGGCCGCGGCCCCGGAGACGGCCTGCGCGGCGGTCGCGGAGATGCTGGCGTCGCTGCGGGATCCCTACACGCGATTGCGCGGCAAGGAAGAGACCGCCTCCCTGTTCCTGAAGCCGCGCTCCGGCAAGCTGGAGACCGACGTCTCGGGCGCGCCCAGCCGCGCCAGCGCCTCGGTCGTGGCCGGGGATCTGGGAGAGAACTTCGGCTATATCCGGCTCACTAATCTGACCGATCCCTCGGCGCGCGAGTCGATCCGGCGGGCCCTCCAGGAGATGGCGGAGCGCGACGGGCTCGTCCTCGATCTGCGGGGAAATCTCGGGGGGATGGCGTCGGAGGCCGACGCGATCGCCGGGTTGCTCCTTGCTCCGGGGGAGGAGCTGGGGCGGGAGCGGACCCGTTTCGGCGAGCAGGTTCAGAGGACGCCGGAGACGGGGCCCGGCGGCTCCCGGAAGCCCCTGGTGATTCTCACCGACCGCCGGACCGGCAGCGCCGCCGAGAAGCTGGCGTCCGGCCTGCAAGGAGCCGGGCGCGCCACGGTCCTGGGGGACGAGACGTTCGGCAAGGGAGTGGGGCAGATGAGCCGCCTGCTTCCGGGCGGGGTCATGGTCTTGGTCACGGCGGTGGAAAGCCTGACCCGAACGGGAGGAGCGATCGAAGGGAAAGGAGTCGTCCCCGACGTCCCCGGTGAAGACGTGTCCCTCGAGAAGGCCAAGGAGCTGCTGCGCCAACCGAACCCCCAGAGGAGGTGA